In the Plasmodium chabaudi chabaudi strain AS genome assembly, chromosome: 13 genome, one interval contains:
- a CDS encoding zinc finger protein, putative — translation MLRIETKTWTRDSHDLFDYEAQQVNKKTFLISSPIKLFRSKAQVSCVADNPQCLPNTAQDYLLSVRPEENKYVITPAEHPLNSQYNVKKLWIIVKNLPDKSYSLHENDIIKLGRFRLKVRQFIESVDTLNSLKLYDTPSKKCEAIIDSTNIQCRICLIEGSQENDPLICPCDCKGSIKYAHLLCLRKWINGRLNLNDQLFSGSIFIKDISCELCKTKYPKSIKQNDELIQLVKIPNLKTPLIVLDNIIGQTSKGVHLISFADKTHLKLGRGHESDIRIPDVSISRYHATIKYEEGLFKLEDHNSKFGTLVALRKAREISTQDTMSLQVGRSVVNFRIDQDIPYKSGLIDVIENKEVMDTSDISNNNDKNNSIANTQINNNTSGENNAVINTPNNVDSNATNNMANIFGRNNYEPNQFCNLPNETNIMQNSYRVDNLTPLLNYQNEYRIFGIRNCYNLIEQMNNQQLPSQLNYPDITMLNNSGNIQACNSNAIINEHINIPITGSINEQINHENLQNIHNSNNNIINNDQNSDESDQNSNDQQNDEENTPDEPDNINVNNNDEDDHTNSGANCGGNNSSYTNNNNNNNNYNNNNNNNYSNNNNNNNGSNGNCKGCQNYSNDNSGNDNRNSNSVYPKRRNSSGNYYGDNTFGKNNRDINANKNAKNHIRNNMINYNFSSSSHNIKSLENEFNVGFCVRNHNINNENMCNTHLFSSNNNNNIHRLNASFDPTLCNIYSHGNYLCENNRDINFLVNKKKNERLYYNSNNTNQRLSRSYNSFDRINLSPNSEYINYDQINMQNYEFFNNSKASDLINFYIKSGMNNAGNYCNNNNIENNTTPTCNHNHNAWLDKRIYNPVNKANFENNFNGNFSLQSFYNTNKKNEELFKMQF, via the exons AT GTTGAGAATTGAAACCAAAACATGGACTCGAGATAGCCATGATCTGTTTGACTATGAAGCTCAGcaagtaaataaaaaaacctttttaatttcatcgccaataaaattatttcgcTCAAAAGCACAGGTTTCCTGTGTAGCCGATAATCCACAATGCTTACCTAACACAGCACAAGATTATCTCTTATCAGTGCGCCCCGAAGAaa ATAAATACGTAATAACTCCAGCAGAACATCCATTAAATAGCCAATACAATGTGAAAAAATTGTGGATTATTGTGAAAAATTTACCTGATAAAAGTTATTCATTAcatgaaaatgatatcaTAAAATTAGGGCGATTTCGACTTAAAGTACGTCAATTTATAGAATCAGTTGACACATTAaattcattaaaattatatgatacCCCAtctaaaaaatgtgaaGCAATTATAGATTCAACTAATATTCAATGCAGAATTTGCCTAATTGAAGGAAGTCAAGAAAATGATCCATTAATATGCCCATGTGATTGCAAGGGTTCtattaaatatgcacatttattatgtttaagAAAATGGATAAATGGAcgattaaatttaaatgatcaattattttctggttcaatatttataaaagatatatcTTGTGAATTAtgcaaaacaaaatatcctaaaagtataaaacaaaatgatgaatTAATACAATTAGTAAAAATACCCAATTTAAAAACACCTTTAATAGTAttagataatataatagGTCAAACAAGTAAAGGTGTACATCTAATAAGTTTTGCTGATAAAACACATTTAAAATTAGGTAGAGGTCATGAATCAGATATTAGAATACCTGATGTTTCTATTTCTAGATATCATGCtactataaaatatgaagaagGATTATTCAAATTAGAAGATCATAATTCGAAATTTGGGACTTTAGTAGCTTTAAGAAAAGCTAGAGAAATATCTACTCAAGATACCATGTCATTACAAGTAGGAAGAAGTGTTGTGAATTTTAGAATTGATCAAGATATCCCATATAAAAGTGGATTAATTGATgttattgaaaataaagaagttATGGATACATCTgatatttcaaataataatgataaaaacaATTCCATTGCAAAtacacaaataaataataacaccTCAGGTGAAAACAATGCAGTCATTAACACACCTAATAATGTTGATAGCAATGCCACAAATAATATGGCCAATATTTTTGGtcgaaataattatgaaccAAATCAATTTTGTAATCTTCCAAAtgaaacaaatattatGCAAAATTCATATCGAGTTGATAATTTAACACCATTATTAAACTATCAAAATGAATACAGAATATTTGGTATTAGAAATTGTTATAACTTAATAGAACAAATGAATAATCAACAATTACCTTCTCAATTAAATTATCCCGATATCACAATGTTAAACAATTCTGGAAATATTCAAGCTTGCAATAGCAATGCGATTATCAATGAGCATATAAACATTCCTATTACTGGAAGTATAAATgaacaaataaatcatGAGAATCTCCAAAATATCCATAATTCCAAcaacaatattattaataatgatcAAAATTCAGATGAATCCGATCAAAATAGCAATGATCaacaaaatgatgaagaaaataccCCCGACGAAcctgataatataaatgttaaTAACAATGACGAAGACGATCATACTAATAGCGGAGCTAACTGTGGCGGAAATAACAGTAGCTACACtaacaataataacaataacaataattacaataataataacaataataactACAGTAATaacaacaataataataatggaaGTAATGGAAATTGCAAAGGGTGCCAAAATTATAGCAATGATAATAGTGGTAACGATAACAGAAATAGTAATAGTGTATATCCTAAAAGACGAAATTCAAGCGGAAATTATTATGGTGATAATAcatttggaaaaaataacagaGATATcaatgcaaataaaaatgctaaAAACCATAttagaaataatatgataaattataattttagtaGTAGTAGtcacaatataaaaagtttagaaaatgaatttaatgTTGGTTTTTGTGTTAGAaatcataatattaataatgaaaatatgtgCAATACTCATCTGTTTAGTAgcaataataacaataatatacacCGTCTTAATGCATCATTCGATCCAACcttatgtaatatatacagCCATGGAAATTATCtatgtgaaaataatagagatataaattttttggtaaataaaaaaaaaaatgagcgtttatattataattcgAATAATACAAACCAACGTTTGTCACGTTCATATAACAGTTTTGACAGAATAAATTTATCCCCAAACAgtgaatatattaattatgatcaaataaatatgcaaaattatgaattttttaacaattcAAAAGCTTCagatttaataaatttttacataaaaagcGGAATGAATAATGCTGGAAATTATTGCaacaataataacattgaaaataatacaacaCCCACTTGCAATCATAATCACAATGCCTGGTTAGATAAACGTATATATAATCCTGTAAATAAAgcaaattttgaaaataattttaatggaAATTTCTCATTACAAtctttttataatacaaataaaaaaaacgaagaattatttaaaatgcaATTCTAA
- a CDS encoding TLD domain-containing protein, putative produces MGEVSSKVTPKYGNLSEEEVNKIKNKLHLINNEINDKINIADFIFVFPNILRPYIYLVLTSFHELHKQNDETRKDQSNNYEFNYALSLLFNKNSKKNNSETCLQNIINILSYIRNSNSHDIIKILFTSFLKTDNQRNTLISTISDISNDNINNSIKDKNTTEVNKENGGTNISIKDVSKCSEINEKVDDKFEKRMDSIENDLSELNANMIDKTETNEKNYKNMQNGVLLHDKNALKNYYPEKYTLQDLISVEEAFHHLFTYMYIEQLYLLSSNNILLNLNNCNKNINNLEDKESANDLKQNESEIQSSSHNNNKDVNLYFINDSLKASYIKLNFKNIIMGFRLYVNGTCNNNNDDSIFSLAVKYINSTFAYMSNNYSTATFKHFMDSNDISSSESWESNETNSNNLIDLDSTIKLEGDLKNFDEVCIKSLELIHYLYKNKEKNGNNKQRQNSENEINKSDKYDKSSSMLQTQNLTKGLKGVFLNSSSRILTDEIVFALRQSSSCFINNEWYKLYSSWKEGTSFNRFITSFFYYPGPIIIVLKTKDNQILGGVCTTPLKDSHNFYGTSNDFLFSASPVFRIIRSSNLGSNYIYLNSKNSFYPKGLGFGGRTECFRLFLSDEFNNSYCTESDYTYERGHLYFPQYHKKIEKEDNDDNKEKDGKSPTKSINNNTDSYYSDDLIDEDCSESSFLYKLSISEVEVWGCGDKNSLEEQLLMQRTEEASKQERRMVDKTKIVQNSFDKEFLFPKVFTGGKYEKLSNDT; encoded by the coding sequence ATGGGTGAAGTGTCCTCAAAAGTTACACCAAAATATGGGAATTTGAGTGAAGAGGAagtgaataaaataaaaaataagcttcatttaattaataacgaaataaatgataaaataaatatagcagattttatatttgtatttccaaatatattaagaccgtatatatatttagtaTTAACATCTTTTCATGAATTacataaacaaaatgacGAAACAAGAAAAGATCAATCGAATAACTATGAATTTAATTACGCTTTAagcttattatttaataaaaatagtaaaaaaaataatagtgaaACCtgtttacaaaatataattaatatattgtcATATATTCGAAATTCGAATAGCCatgatattataaaaatattatttactaGCTTTTTAAAAACGGATAACCAAAGGAACACATTAATATCTACAATTTCTGATATTTccaatgataatattaataatagtataaaGGATAAAAACACCACCGAAGTAAATAAGGAAAATGGTGGCACtaatatatcaataaaGGATGTTAGCAAGTGTAgtgaaataaatgaaaaggttgatgataaatttgaaaaaagaaTGGATTCAATAGAAAATGATTTGTCTGAATTAAATGCAAATATGATTGATAAAACggaaacaaatgaaaaaaactataaaaatatgcaaaatgGTGTACTATTAcatgataaaaatgcattaaaaaattattacccagaaaaatatacactACAAGATTTAATATCTGTCGAAGAAGcttttcatcatttatttacatatatgtatattgagcaattatatttattatcttctaataacatattattaaatcttaacaattgtaataaaaatataaataacttAGAAGATAAAGAATCTGCAAATGATTtgaaacaaaatgaatcaGAGATACAATCCTCATCacacaataataataaagatgtaaacctttattttataaatgattCGTTGAAGgcatcatatataaaattaaattttaaaaatataattatgggCTTCAGATTATATGTAAATGGTActtgtaataataataatgatgattcaattttttcattggcagtaaaatatattaattcgacatttgcatatatgagtaataattattctaCGGCTACATTTAAGCATTTTATGGATAGTAATGATATTTCATCTAGTGAATCTTGGGAAAGCAACGAAACGAATTCGAATAATTTGATAGATTTAGATAGTACTATAAAACTTGAAGgcgatttaaaaaattttgatgaaGTATGTATTAAAAGTTTAGAATTAATACACTacctatataaaaataaggaaaaaaatggaaataacaAACAGAGGCAAAATagtgaaaatgaaattaataaaagcGATAAATATGACAAATCATCATCAATGCTTCAAACGCAAAATTTAACAAAAGGATTAAAAggtgtatttttaaatagcaGTAGTAGAATATTAACAGATGAAATAGTATTTGCATTAAGGCAATCCTCATCAtgctttataaataatgaatggtataaattatattcttcATGGAAAGAAGGAACAAGTTTTAATAGATTTATAActtcgtttttttattacccTGGACCTATAATTATtgtattaaaaacaaaagataATCAAATACTTGGAGGAGTGTGCACTACCCCATTAAAAGATtcacataatttttatgggACATCAAAtgattttttgttttcagCTTCCCCGGTTTTTAGAATAATCAGATCGAGTAATTTGGgttcaaattatatatatttaaatagcAAAAACAGCTTTTACCCTAAAGGTTTAGGTTTCGGAGGCAGAACAGAATGCTTTCGACTTTTTTTAAGTGacgaatttaataattcatattgTACTGAATCGGATTATACTTATGAGCGTggtcatttatatttcccACAGtaccataaaaaaattgaaaaagaggataatgatgataataaagaaaaggaTGGAAAATCACCCACAAAAAGTATTAACAATAATACAGATAGTTATTATAGTGATGATTTAATAGATGAAGATTGTAGTgaatcatcatttttatacaaacTTTCTATTAGTGAAGTTGAAGTATGGGGATGTGGTGATAAAAATTCGTTAGAAGAACAACTACTAATGCAAAGAACTGAAGAAGCTTCGAAACAAGAAAGAAGAATGGttgataaaacaaaaattgttCAAAATAGTTTTGATaaagaatttttatttcctaaAGTTTTTACTGGaggaaaatatgaaaagcTTTCTAATGACACATAA
- a CDS encoding heat shock protein 110, putative, protein MKVKLVCCIIIFSILNKLKLVDSASLLGIDLGSEYIKVSIVSPGKGFNILLNNQSKRKITNGLSFGSKVRTYDEEAKIYSGKFPHLTILNSNNLLAYNLFESLKNKENYNIENFGEDNEAFFSDINNYSFDKSEDDNGVSAEKYFSYDYVVDHKRGTIHLKMKDNMVLSSEEVTANILGYIKKLAYNHLNIDYKNKRNANVNIGCVISVPCNFPQRKKEALLNASKIAGLELVGIINGVTAAAIHNANDLALNTTKLTMYLDVGSNNINVGIASVSYTENNKVRTRTINMHACEVLENNSGTKIDMLLSEHLRKKFEEKFNVNIENDKKAMRKLLAASNKAKLLLSAKKSTDVFIESLHNNKSLQETVTRQEFEDLIHDVIMKFKIPINNALKKASFELKDIEALELIGSSWRIPKVLNEITNFFNPLTVGMHLNSDEAVTMGAIYIAAYNSANYRLRGLEYTDIISNEYRILVDKEEGENTDEDSTKNEPKELIPYFSKYPVNKVVVLKYRKNLKFSVYENGKVISKYIVGTTNTEIKNDELLDEAKIHIKFNLDKFGILNVESVHLVYEEEKVEEKTEEKVEEKKEEKAEEKTEEKAEEKTEEKTEEKPEEKAEEKKKNIIKHKIALPYETKYIKPVPLTAEEVKEKKETLKKLDDHDIDVFLKSERKNKLESFIYETRSKMKQDSYKQVCKEDVLKQYVDKLEEYEDWLYTEKDEPLENVNNKIKDLEDIYLPIKERAEEYELRGPLIKKIDEQIKDIKEKLLGYYETKPWAEKTLKIISSSLEETTKWWNNAKEEQSKLDNYSAPYFKARDVELRFNALSALVKNVEKIKEFVDRKEKVEKENKSNNTANKETEDKNTQQENKTEEGNESGNDNKTDKPEENQNKSEENLKTEQTSEEKGKEEEQKSDTLEQKDEL, encoded by the coding sequence ATGAAGGTGAAATTGGTTTgctgtattattatttttagtattttaaataagttGAAACTTGTAGATAGCGCATCATTGTTAGGAATTGATTTGGGAAGCGAGTATATAAAGGTGTCAATTGTATCTCCAGGAAAGGGTTTtaacatattattaaataatcagagtaaaaggaaaataacaAATGGTTTATCATTTGGTAGTAAAGTTAGAACATATGATGAGGaagcaaaaatatatagcgGAAAATTTCCCCATCTAACTATattaaatagtaataatttgttagcatacaatttatttgaatcattaaaaaataaagaaaactataatattgaaaattttgGGGAAGATAATGAAGCTTTTTTCagtgatataaataattatagttTTGATAAATCTGAAGATGATAATGGTGTATCTGCtgagaaatatttttcctaTGATTATGTTGTGGATCATAAAAGGGGTACAAtccatttaaaaatgaaagatAATATGGTTTTATCATCAGAAGAAGTAACTGCAAATATTTTGggttatattaaaaaattagctTATAATCATCTAAATAttgattataaaaataaaagaaatgcaaatgtaaatataggTTGTGTTATATCAGTTCCTTGCAATTTTCCtcaaagaaaaaaagaagcTTTATTAAATGCATCAAAAATAGCAGGATTAGAATTGGTAGGTATAATAAATGGTGTAACTGCTGCTGCTATACACAATGCCAATGATTTAGCATTGAATACAACAAAATTAACTATGTATTTAGATGTAGgaagtaataatattaatgttGGTATTGCAAGTGTAAGTTATACTGAAAACAATAAAGTTCGTACTCGAACTATTAATATGCATGCTTGTGAAgttttagaaaataattcagGAACAAAAATTGATATGTTGTTATCTGAAcatttaagaaaaaaatttgaagaaaaatttaatgtaaatatagaaaatgataaaaaagcTATGAGAAAATTATTAGCTGCAAGTAATAAAgctaaattattattaagtGCTAAAAAATCTACTGATGTATTTATTGAAAGtttacataataataaaagctTACAAGAAACAGTTACACGCCAAGAATTCGAAGATTTAATTCATGAtgtaataatgaaatttaaaatacCTATAAATAATGCTTTAAAAAAGGCATCATTTGAATTAAAGGATATTGAAGCTTTAGAATTAATAGGATCTTCATGGAGAATTCCTAAAgttttaaatgaaataactAACTTTTTTAATCCATTAACAGTTGGTATGCATTTAAATAGTGATGAAGCTGTAACAATGGgggctatatatattgcagCATATAACAGCGCCAATTATAGATTAAGAGGACTAGAATATACAGATATAATTTCAAATGAATATCGAATTTTAGTTGACAAGGAAGAAGGAGAAAACACAGATGAGGACAGTACCAAAAATGAACCCAAAGAATTAattccatatttttctaaatatcCAGTTAACAAAGTTGTcgtattaaaatatagaaaaaatttaaaattttcagtttatgaaaatggaaaagttatttctaaatatatagtaGGAACAACAAATacggaaataaaaaatgatgagcTTTTGGATGAGGCCAAAATTcacataaaatttaatctCGATAAATTTGGTATTTTGAATGTAGAAAGTGTACATTTGGTATATGAAGAGGAAAAAGTTGAGGAAAAGACTGAAGAAAAAGTagaggaaaaaaaagaagaaaaagcAGAGGAAAAAACCGAGGAAAAAGCTGAGGAAAAAACTGAGGAAAAGACTGAGGAAAAACCAGAGGAAAAGGCTgaggaaaaaaagaaaaacattATAAAACACAAAATCGCATTGCCATATGAAacgaaatatataaaaccaGTACCATTAACTGCTGAAGAAGTTAAAGAAAAGAAGGaaactttaaaaaaattagatgATCATGATATAGATGTATTTTTGAAATcagaaagaaaaaacaaattagaATCATTTATATACGAAACAAGAAGTAAAATGAAACAAGATAGTTATAAACAAGTGTGTAAAGAAGatgttttaaaacaatatgtAGACAAATTAGAAGAATATGAAGATTGGTTATACACTGAAAAAGATGAACCATtagaaaatgtaaataataaaattaaagattTAGAAGACATATATTTACCTATTAAAGAAAGAGCAGAAGAATATGAACTTAGAGGACcacttattaaaaaaattgatgaacaaattaaagatataaaagaaaaattgcTTGGATATTATGAAACAAAACCATGGGCTGAGAAAACcctaaaaattatatcaaGTTCATTAGAAGAAACAACTAAATGGTGGAATAATGCAAAAGAGGAACAAAGCAAACTGGATAATTATTCTGCACCATATTTTAAAGCTAGAGATGTTGAATTAAGATTTAACGCTTTAAGTGCTTTGGTTAAAAATgtggaaaaaattaaagaattCGTCGATCGCAAAGAGAAAGtagaaaaggaaaataagaGTAATAATACTGCTAATAAAGAAACAGAAGATAAAAACACTCAgcaagaaaataaaacagaAGAAGGTAATGAATCTGGAAATGATAACAAAACTGATAAACCGGAAGAAAATCAAAACAAATCCGaggaaaatttaaaaacagAGCAAACTAGCGaagaaaaaggaaaagaaGAAGAACAAAAAAGTGATACATTAGAACAAAAAGATGAATTATGA